The DNA region CGGATGTGATGGTGGTGGCCCCGTGCACCGCCAACGTGCTGGCCATGGGGGCCGCTGGTCTCTCGGGTACCCTGCTGGGGGCGGCCCTGCTCGCCGCCCGGTGCCCGGTGGTCCTCTTCCCCGCCATGAACGTGAAGATGTGGGAGCACCCGGCCACCCAGGAGAACGTCCGTAGGTGTTCCCAGTGGGGTTACCAGGTGGTCCCCCCCGAGGAGGGGGCCCTGGCCTGCGGCTACGATGGCAAGGGCCGGTTGCCCTCTGTGGAGGCCCTGATGGAGTACACCTGGCGGGCCCTGTGCCCCAAGCGGGACATGGAGGGCAGGTCGTTCCTAATAACCGCGGGACCCACATGGGAGTTCCTTGATCCGGTCAGGTTCATAAGCAATCCCAGCACCGGCAAGATGGGGGTGGAGCTGGCCCGGGCGGCGTGGTACCGGGGGGGGGATGTGACCCTGGTCTGCGGCCCCGGCGTGAAACCCGACGTCCCCGGTGCCCGGGTGGAGAACGTGGTCTCCGCGGAGGACATGCTCGAAAAGTGTCTTGAGTTCAGGGACTCGGACGTGATAATCAAGGCGGCGGCGGTGGGGGATTACAGGGCCTCCACCGTACAGGGTTCCAAGATCAAGCGGGAGGGCATGAGTACCCTGGCGCTTGAGCTGGTCAGCAACCCGGACATAGCCGCCCGCTTGGGCCAACTCCGGAGAGACGGCCAGGTGCTGGTTGGGTTCGCTGCCGAGACGGATAACCTGATCGACAACGCGTTGAGCAAGATGAGGTCCAAGGGGTTGGACGCCATAGTGGCCAACGATGTAACCCGCCAGGGCTGTGGCTTCGGATCTGACACCAACCAGGTCTCCATGGTGGATCGCCGGGGCCGGAGGATGGATTTCCAGGGCACCAAGGAGGAGGTGGCCCACTTCGTTCTGGATGTTGTGACCGAGCTCCTGGAGGAGTGATGGGCCTGTCGGATCGTCAAATAGGGGTGCTCTTCCCGGGGCCTTGGAGGAGGCCCCTTTCCTATACCTGCCGGGTGGATGTGCCGGTGGGATCCGTGGTCCTGGCCCCCCTCGGTAGGACCTCCAGACCCAGGCTAGGGTTGGTGATGGAATCCGAAGGGGACCATCCCGGTCCGGTTAAAGAGGTTTGGAGGGTGGTGGGTGATGGGCCTTCGATTCCCATGGACCTGATGCACCTCATTGGCTGGGCCTGGCGTTGGCTGGGGGTTCCCATGGGGAGGACCCTTGATCTGGTTTTGCCCCGCTGGCTTTTCAAGGGGGAGGAGAGGCTGATGTCCCCGCCGGAGTGCACCTTTGATGCGGACCGGGGGCCTCGGATGGATCACGCCCTTGCCCCCTGCGACGCGGATAGGTTCATGGAGGGGGTCCATAGGTGTCTTGCGGTCCCGGGCTGTAAGGGGGTGTTGGCCCTCCTGCCGGAGAGGACCATGGTGAGACCCCGGCTGGAGGACGCCCTGTCTGCGGGGTTCAAGGCCCTTGAGTGGCCCAGGACCCCCGCCGGCCAGCGGCGAGCCTATTCCAGGCTCCTCTCCGGGGAGGTGGATTTGGTGGTGGGTTGCCATGGGGCGGCCTTCGTTCCCCTGCCTCCCGGATGGACGGTTTACATGGACGACGAGTCCTCCGAGTCCTGGAGGCCCGTGTCGTATCCCACCTTCTCCATCAGGGCCCTGGTGGTGGAGCGGTGCCGGGTCGGGGGGCTCCACTTGGTCCTCGGTTCTAGGTTCCCCTCCTCCAGGGTTTACCTTAGGGTCAAGGGGGCGGCGGAGGGTAGTGTAGGGGCCATTGAGCGGGTTTCCCAGGTTAGGCTTCAGGGGGGGAGCGACGGATCACCACCGGGTTACGTTACGGCCCCCCTGATCAGACGGACCAGACAGGTGATGGCCAAGGGGGCCTCGGCCATTTGGATCCTGGACAGGAAGGGGTATGTGGGGGCCATAACCTGCTCCGATTGTGGGGCGGAGTTTAGGTGCGGTAGGTGTGGCTCCCCCATGAGATCCGATCTGATCTCCTCCCAGATGGCGTGTCCCGCCTGCGGTTTTCGTGCTAAAATCCTGGACCGTTGTCCCCGTTGCGGCGGAGCCTTCTTCCAGGTTGGTCGGGTGGGGCTTCAGGCGGTATTCCAGGAGGCCCAGGGGGTATTGAAGGGCGCTAGGGTGAGGTTGGTGGAGGGTCCCCTTTCGGACCCGGAGCTCAGGGACTTGGTGGGGCTGTCTAGGGAGGGCCCCCTGCTGGTTGTGGGCACCAGGGCGGTGTTGCCCCTCTGCGACCTGATGGAGGTTCGCATGATGGCCTGGCTCGATGTGGATGGGGAGGCCGCCTCCGTGGCTGGTTACGACGGGGACGCCCGGGCCATGGGGCTGGTGTACGAGTCCCTCTGGCGAGGTGTGGATCCTCAGCCCAGGTGGTTGATGCTCCAGACCAGGTCTCCGAACTCGGGCTGGAGACGGTATGCGGGTCAGGGGTGGCGCAGGTTTTGGGAGGTCGAGATGGCGGAGAGGGCCCGGATGGGTTTACCCCCCTTCGGTTGCATGGTCAGGATCGGCGCCTCCCAGGAGCAAATGGGGGAGCTTAGGTCCGTTTTGGAGTCCCTGGAGGAGAGGGGTATCATCTCCGGGGTCGTGGAGGAGGACGGGGGCGCGCTGGTACACCTATCTGAGAGGTCCAGGGTCCGGGACCTGATAGACGTCATAGGGGCCAACGGGCATCCCACCGGGGAGTTTCCCCGGGTGGTGGTCTTCAGCGATTGAGAAAAGACACTATTCCTAATATCAAGGGGGTGATTACATGTCCGTGGTTGCCATAGTGGGTCGTCCCAACGTGGGCAAGTCCTCCCTCTTCAACCGCTTGATCGGGAGGAAGCTGGCGATAGTGGAGGACATACCGGGGGTCACCCGGGACAGGTTGTATGCGGAGACCGAGTGGGACGGCAAGCGGTTCTATCTGGTTGACACCGGTGGCATAGAGTCCGCCTCACCCCATCCATTTCAGGATGTCATAGCCAGGCAGGTTCAGATGGCCCTTAAGGAGTGCGACGTGGTCATCTTCCTTCTGGACGGGAAGGAGGGGGTGACCGCCGGAGATGAGGCCATAGCCGAGATGCTGAGGCGCTCCTCGAAGCCGGTGATCGTGGCCATGAACAAGATCGACAACCCGAAGCGGGAGGACAACGTGTTGGATGCCTACTCCCTTGGGTTTCATACCGTCATGGGGATAAGCGTTGAACACGGCATAGGCATAGGGGACCTTCTGGACTCGGTGGTGTCCGCCCTGCCGGATGAGGGGGAACCGGATGGGACCGATGACGGGGTTATAAAGTTATCAGTGGTGGGCCGTCCCAACGTGGGCAAATCCTCCCTCTTCAACCGGCTCATAGGCCAGGAGAGGGCGGTGGTCAGCCCGATCCCGGGCACCACCAGGGACACGGTGGACGTGGACGTCCGCCTTGGGGATGTGGACGTCCGGCTGATGGATACCGCTGGCATGAGGAGAAAGAGCCGGGTGGACGATCCGCTGGAGTACTATTCGGTGGTGAGGACCCTGAAGGCCATAGACAGGTCCGACGTGTCCCTGGTCCTCATGGACGCCACGGAGCTGCTCACCGAGCAGGACAAGAGGTTGATGCTACACGTGGAGGAGCGGGGCAAGGGGTTGATCATAGGGGTCAACAAGTGGGACCTGCTACCGCCCCGGGAGGACCTGGGGGACGTGATCAGGGACCAGATAAGGGATCAGATGCCCACCCTTTCGTACGCCCCGCTGATCTTCCTGTCTGCCAAGACCGGGAGGGGGGTTCACCGGTTGCCCCCGCTGGTGTCCAGGGTTTACGAGAACCGGCGCCGACGCCTTAAGACGTCGGACCTTAACCGTCTGCTCAGGGACACCCTGGAGTTCGAGAGGATGCCCGGGGACGGCAAGGGCAGGTATCTAAAGGTGTACTACGCCACCCAGGCGGACACGGTACCCCCCACCTTCATCTTCTTCGTTAACGACAGGGATCTGGCGGATCGGTCCTTCACCAGGAGGCTTGAGAAGCACATCAGGGCCCTGGGCGACTTCGAGGGGTCCCCGGTCAGGATCTGGTTCAGGAACAGGGATTCGTCGGATCAGGGGCGGTGAGTCCCTCTGCCCTTGACCAGTGGGGCATGGGACCATCATAATTGACCGAGGCTTGTTCCCCCAGGGGAATTTCATTTCGGAGGTGAACGGTTTTGACTAAGGCAGATCTTGTTAACGAGCTGGTAAAGAGCGTGGAGGACATCAGCAAGAAGAAGGCGTCGGAGGCTGTGGACGCCATCTTCAACATCATCCAGGAGGCGCTGGTCAAGGGCGACAAGGTGCAGCTGGTGGGCTTCGGCACCTTCGAGGTTCAGGAGAGGGCCGCCAGGCAGGGCAGGAACCCCCAGGATCCCACCAAGACCATAGAGATACCTGCCAAGAAGGCTCCGGTCTTCCGGGCCGGCAAGTCCCTCAAGGACGCGGTCAACCGCTAGACGGTGGCTGGGCGCTCGTAGTGGGAACGTAGCGAGGGGAGTCCCTAGGGGGGCTCCCCTCGACTGCTCATGCGATTTCGGTTGTCACCATTCGTACCCTCGGGCAAGGGTTAGCCACTGATCCAAGGTGAGCTCCTCCGCCCGGGCGTTGGCCATCAAGCCTAGGGCCTCGATGCGGCGCTCCCCCTCCTCCCTGGGTATGCCCGCTGCCTGCCAGTTGTTCAGCAGGTTCTTTCGCCTCTGGGAGAAGGAGGCCTTCAGCATCCTCCTCCATCTCGGATCGGTTGGCAGTTCCCTGTTTTTGTCGATGTCGATCCGGATCACCGAGGAGTTGACCTTGGGTATGGGTCTGAAAGCCCCGGGGGGGACGCTAATGGCCTTGGATACCCATCCCATGGCCTCTAGGGTTACGCCCAGGGGGGATCTGTCCTTGCCCTTGGCCCCCTGGAGCATCCTCATTGCCGCCTCCCTCTGCACCATAAGCACCATCCGGACCAGCCCCAGTGGAGCCAGCTCCTCCAGGAGCTTCCAAACGATGGGGGTTGTGATGTGATATGGCAGGTTGGCCACCACTTTGGTGGGATGAAAGGGTATGTCCCTTGAGAGGTCCAGTCTAAGGGCGTCCCCCCAGATCAGGGAAAGCCGTGGATCCTGCTGGGCTATGGGGCTTAAGAACTCCTCCAGCCGCCGGTCCAGTTCCACCGCTACCAGGGCCTTGCACGGGGTGGCTAGGATCTGGCGGGTCAAGACCCCCTTACCGGGGCCTATCTCCAGGACGATGTCCTGGGGGGATATCTGGGCGGCATCCACGATCCTCTCCGCGATGCCCCGGTTTATGAGGAAGTTCTGACCTATGTCTGTGTTGTGGACGAACCTCTCGGAAGGCAAGCTAGACCCCTCCCACGGCCTCGTCAGCCGTACATAAATAATAAAGGCGGGGAAGGATCCCCGCCTTTCAATCCTGGTCGGGATGAGAGGATTCGAACCTCCGACCACCTGCACCCCATGCAGGTGCGCTAGCCAGGCTGCGCTACATCCCGAAAGCAAGTGTATTCTATACCTGTTCCCCCAGCAGGTCAAGACCGGGGATTGAGAGGTATAAGAGGCGAAAATTTTTGCTTCCGTGAGGTCCTGGCCCGGGGGTTGACTTGGGACCGTTTGGTGGTAGCATATACCCCATAAGGGTATGTTATGCCGCTTTAGAATAGCTGGCACAACGAACGGATGGAGGCGATGATGATGCAGGTTAAGGTTTTCTCCACGAAGACTTGTCCCTGGTGCGTGAAGGCGAAGGATTACCTCAAGTCCCTCAACGTGTCTTACGAGGACGTGGATGTGAGCGCCAACCGGGAGGCCGCCATGGAGATGGTTAGGGCCACCAAGCAGATGGGGGTGCCGGTGATCCAGATAGGTGAGAAGTACATCGTGGGATTCGACCAGGGGGCCATCGAGAAGTCTCTCCGCGAGGCGGGGATCATTTAGGACACTTGCTTCTGCCTCAGTGGGCCGGCTATCCGGCCCACTTGCTGTATATGGGGGGCACATTTGGTATCATGTAGGGTGTAAGTAAAGCCCACACTGCTTAGGAGGCGATAGCCATGCTAACCACCATGACCATCAAGGGGATCCACTTTCACGCTTTCCATGGTGCCCTTGAGGTGGAGAGGGAGTTGGGGCAGGTTCTGGAGATAGAGCTCAGCATCTCCTACGACGTGGACCCCTCCTCCCTGGACAAGGACAAGATGCCCCCAATAATGGACGCTTCCGTCTACGATATAGTCCAGAAAGTGGTCATGACCACCAAGTTCAAGGCCATGGAGGGGCTGGCACTGGAGATAGCCCGTCGGATAATGTTAACCTACAGCGTGGCTGAGCTGGTCTCGGTGGTCATAAGGCGCAGGCAGCTTTTCATCCCCGGGGACGTCCAGTCCGCCGAGGTGGAGATAACCGTGGACCGCGAGGACCTGGGGGAGAAGTAACCATGGAAGGATCCCTTAGGTTCGCCTTCGGCGCCGCCTGGGGAAGGGACCTCCCGACTGGGGAGGTCCTTGCTTCCCTTAGGGGTAGCCTGGAGTCCGCCTTCGTTAGCCTTTCTTCCCGGGCTAATCCCTCTTGGCTTGGGTGGATGGACCTACCAGATCAGCCCCTGGATCAGATATTGGAGGCCGCCCGATGGCTCCAGGGTTTCGATGCCTTCGTTCAGGTGGGTATAGGTGGTTCCGCCCTGGGGAACCTGATGCTTCACCAGGCCCTGGTGGGTGACCTGGTCCTAGCGGACAGGCGCCCCGCCTTCTTCCTGGCGGACAACCCGGATCCCATGAAGCTGGAGGAGATCTGGGCCAAGGTCAAGGACACCGACTTTGCCCTAGTGGGGGTCAGCAAGTCGGGGTCCACCGCGGAGACCACCTCCCAGTTCATGTGGTTCCTACAAAGGCTGGGGTACGCCACCGACCGGGTGCTCCTCATCACCGATCCCCAAGGGGGGGTGTTCAGGGCCTTCGTAAACGAGACCGGGTGCAGGAGCCTTCCCCTCCGGTCCGACGTGGGGGGGCGCTACTCGGTCCTTAGCCCCGTGGGGCTCCTCTCCGCCGCTGCCTTGGGTGTAGATGTGGCGGGCATCCTTAAGGGGGCCAGGTCAATGCGGGACATGCTCCTGGCGGATGGGGCCTTCGATTTCAACCCGGCCATGAGGCTGGCCTGCGCTCACCTTTACCACGAGATATCCGGCAGGCCCATTGCGGTGATCATGCCCTACTCTAGCAGGCTCGAGCGCTTCGCCGAGTGGTTCGCCCAGCTGTGGGGGGAGAGCCTGGGGAAGGCGGGAAGGGGTACCACCCCGGTGAGAGCCCTGGGGGCCATAGATCAGCACTCCCAGGTCCAGCTCTACATGGAGGGGCCCGATGACAAGTTCTTCACCTTGATAGACGTCAAGTTCCCCAGCGACCAGGTGATACCCCAGGTGCCGTTCAAGTCCCTGGAGCCCATAGGGTATCTGGCGGGGCACGGGTTGGGGGAGATGCTGAGGAGCGAGGCAATGGCCACCGCCGCCTCCCTGGCGGGGCAGGGGCGCCCTGTGGCCTGGATAGAGATGGAGGGCCTCACCCCCGAGTCCTTAGGGGAGCTCATCTTCTTCTACGAGTTCACCACCGCCCTGACGGGGCTGGCCATGGGCATAGACCCCTTCGATCAGCCGGGGGTGGAGCAGGGGAAGAGGTACACCTATGGGCTCATGGGGCGCCAGGGCTTCGAGCAGGATGCCAAGCGGGCCCGGGAGTCGTTCGGCCAGATAATGAACGACGTCATTTAGAGACCTCAGATGCGTTTAATTGTGGGAGGTACCAGGTCTTGATAAACAGCGTTTTGGAGACGGTTATCCAACAGGTTCGTCCCCTGGCCCGGCAGGGTCGGGTGGCCACCTACATCCCCGAGCTTGGCAAGCAGGATCCGGACCTCCTGGGGATCGCCATGGCGTCGGTCCAGGGTGAGGTATGGACCGCCGGCGACTGGGACAGGAAGTTCACCATGCAGTCCATATCAAAGGTGGTCTCCCTGGGGCTGGCCATGGTGGAGATAGGGGAGGAGAGGGTCTTCTCCCGGGTTGGGGTGGATCCCACCGCGGATCCCTTCAACTCCATAATGAGGCTTGAGATGGTGGCGCCCCACAGGCCCCAGAACCCCCTCATAAACGCCGGTGCCATAGTGACCCTGTCGCTTCTTCCCCATGGGGAGGCCCGTGAGCGCTTCGAGGCGGTGAGAGACCTGGCAAGGCGGCTCACCGGATCCCAAGACCTGAACCTGGACGAGGCGGTCTACCTGTCCGAGAAGGAGACCAGCGACAGGAACAGGTCGTTGGCTTACTTCATGAGGAGCGTTGGTGTCCTGGAGGGGGACATAGAGGACATCCTGGACAGCTATTTCATGCAGTGCAGCCTGAGCGTTAACGCCCGGGACCTGGCGGTCATGGGTGCCACCTTGGCGTCCGGCGGGGTCAATCCCTTCACCGGGGAGAGGGTCCTTCCTTCCAAGGTCTGCCGGGTCCTGAGGGCCCTAATGGCCACCTGTGGCCTTTACGATGGATCCGGGGAGTTCGCCGTCCGGGTGGGGGTTCCCGCCAAGAGCGGCGTGGGGGGAGGCATCGTGGCGTCGGTGCCGATGCGTTACGGCATAGGGGTCTTCGGACCCGCCCTTGATCCCAAGGGCAACTCCCTGGGGGGCATAGCCATGCTGGAGAAGCTGTCCCAGGAGCTATCCCTCCGGGTCCTTTAGGCTTCTAGAGAGGAAGGCTTGACGATGACCAACAGAGAGCCGTTGCTTTTGGTGGAGGACCTGGAGGTCCAGCGGGAGGGCAACGTAATATTAAAGGGCCTCGACATAAAGGTGAACCGGGGGGAGGTGGTGGGGGTACTGGGCCGCAACGGGGCGGGAAAGTCTACCCTGGCCTACTCCATAATGGGGCTTCCCCAGTACGCTCCCTCCAAGGGCAGGGTGATCTTCGAGGGGCAGGACGTGACGGATTGGAGCATAACCGACAGGGCCCGGGCGGGGATAACCCTGGCGTGGCAACACCCGGCCCGGTACGAGGGCATAACCGTCGGGGAGTATCTCTCCCTGTCCCGCAAGGACCTGGGCCGCCAGGAGCTATTGGAGGCGTTGAGCCTCGTTCAGCTGGAGGGGGCTTACCTGGATCGCCGGGTGGACAAGGCCCTATCCGGCGGGGAGAGGAAGAGGATCGAGCTGGCGTCGGTGTACCTGATGCGCCCGAAGCTGGCCATCCTGGACGAACCGGACTCCGGGGTGGACCTGTTGGCCCTGGTGGAGATAATGGAGCTCTTCCGCAGGATGGTCCGGGAGGGGAGCTCGGTGCTCATAATAACCCACCGGGAGGACGTGGCCGCCCAGTGCAACAGGTCCTACCTTATATGCCGGGGGCACGTGATCCTGGAGGGGAGCGCCGAGGCGGTCAAGCGTTACTTCATGTCCCAGTGTGAACCCTGCTCTGATTCATCCCCGGACCTGGTTGGGGAGGTGGCCAAGGATGTTTGATGTGGCTTCCGAGTACAAGGCGTTGGTGGAGGTGGCGGAGAGGAGCTCCGGTGCCCACTTCGGTAGCCCCGACACGGTGTCGGTGGTGGTGCACGGCAACAAGGTGCTGTCCTCCCTCGTCCTACCCGGGGTTGTGATAGATGCGGAGGAGACCCAGGACGGCATAAGGGCCCTCATAACCGTCCAGGAGGGGGTTAAGCTTGCCAAGCCAGTTCACATCTGCTTCGGCCACCTGGGCAGGGAGGGTCGCCAGACCATAGACACCAAGATAAGGATGCGCAGGGGTTCTCAGGCGGTCTTCCTGGCCCACTGTGTCTTCCCCAACGCGGAGGAGTTCCTCCACCAGATGGAGGGTGAGATCCACCTGGAGGAGGGTTCGTCCCTCACCTACAACGAGGTTCACGTCCACGGTCCGGAGGGGATGATCGTGGTCCGCCCCAAGACCAACGTGGTGTTGGAGGACAAGGCGATCTACCGGGGGGATTTCACCCTGGTGGAGGGCCGGGTCGGAGACCTCTCCATAGACATCTACGTGGACGCCAAGGGGGTGGGCAGCTCGGTGGAGATAACCTCCAAGGTCTACGGGAAGATGGACGACCGTTGCCTTGTCCAGGACGTGGTGAAGCTATCGGGCCGGGACAGCACCGCCCTGGTGAAGGCCCGAGTGGTCCTCAAGGACAGGAGCACCGGCACCTTCTACGGGACCATCGATGGGGCCGCCCCGGGGGCCAGGGGGCATGTGGACTGCACCGAGATAGTTCAGGGTGAGGCGGTGGCGGAGGCCTCCCCGGTGGTCCGGGCCTCTCACGCGGAGGCGGAGATAACCCACGAGGCTGCCATAGGCCGGATCGCGGACGACAAGATCGCGGGGCTGATGGCCAAGGGGCTCACGGAGGACGAGGCGGTGGACTTCATCGTTTCCGGGCTTCTGAAGTAGGTTAGGGGCGCCTGGCGGATATGGCGGCAGAGGGATGGGGAGAGCTGAGCTCCCCCCATCCCTTCAAGTTTCAACGTTAGTCTTCGCACGGGGGATTCACTCGGTTGGCCACCACCACCCCCCGGTTCTCGGTGCCGTCCGAGTAGACTGAGAAGCTACCCCGGTAGATCCTTATGGCCATGTGGGGGCCCTGGACGAAGGGGGCGGAGTCGAACCAGTCCTGGTCGAACAGGTTTCCAGTCTCCCCGTCGTATACCGGAAGGTACATTACGTTGTCCGTTTCCAGATCGGAGAAGAAGTGGGTGCCGTAGGACAGCTCCGGCATGTGCCCCGACTTTGGTATCCCCAGCTCCACGATGCAGGCGCACTGGGTCAGCTCGTTGTATTGGACCGGCACCCCAAGCTCCGGGTTGCTGGAGCCCACCCTACCTGGGGCCACCAGTACGTATCTCTGGTCCCCCATGGACTGGTTGATATATCCTATCCCCCTGGCAACCGAGTGGAAGTCCGGATCCGAAGAGTATATCCGGTAGTCCACGTAGACCAGATAGGGTATGTCCTCAAGGACCCCGTCGGTCACCATCCGGTCCGCCATGAGGATCACTTTTCGCCCCGTGAGGTCCGGGATCTTGGCGGAGCCCACCGCAACGCCTCCGATCCAGAGGGGCCTGGATTGCAGGAGCTCCAGCTGGTCCTCCGTGGGTTCGTAGGCGTATTCGATGTCCGCAGGTACCCCCATGCTCTGCTCCAGCAGGGGCAATAGGGCCCTCATGCGGTCGAAGAACCTGCGACACTTCTTGGGGAAGTCCTCGAAGGTGAAACATATCTTGGAGTAGGCGTTTGGGATCTCGGTTGAGTAGTCCACCGATGAGAAGTAGCCCGTGTCCCCGTCCACCGTGTACAGCTGGGCGAAGGTCCCCAGGTTTGGGTGCCAGCGGAGGAGCTCCCGCCACAGGGTCTTCACGTCCAGGGTGACCAGCTCCTCGGTGGTGCCGTCGATGGCCTGGAACTTTTCCTGGGCGTGCTTCATTATCTTGTAGGGGTTGGACCCCTCGGGCCTAAGGGCCGGGTTGGTGAGGGAAAAGGTCCTGGCGTACCCCCGTTTGGTGCTCATGGTCCCAAGGCCGAACACGAACCTAAGGATCCCGTCCTCCATCCTGATCCGGGTTGTCCAGCGCCTCACGTTCCTTGAGTAGCCCACCCCGCCGGTGGTGGGGTAGTAGTACCTGCCCCTCCAGCGACCGGACATCCTCATGACGATTATCCCCATCAGATCGTCCCCCAGTTGGTGCTTCTTGCGGTAGCTAACCGCGGTTGGGAAGTAGGTTCGGGCGTATATGCGGAGGATCTCCTCCTCCACCCTTCGGACCCTCTCCTCTAGGGATCCCCGGTTCATTAGG from Thermanaerovibrio acidaminovorans DSM 6589 includes:
- a CDS encoding PEP/pyruvate-binding domain-containing protein, which encodes MQDQETLERYFSWDPRDNEDFRPMIIGTGSIGGKGRSLLYAARRLWSSGNELLASVRIPPSMFIGTDVFLQVMESIGGQDRVKSLIGDDGTAVEAAFLSTRLPDYVIPPLRDFLSRVEDPVVVRSSSVLEDSIKHSFAGKYRSTFLMNRGSLEERVRRVEEEILRIYARTYFPTAVSYRKKHQLGDDLMGIIVMRMSGRWRGRYYYPTTGGVGYSRNVRRWTTRIRMEDGILRFVFGLGTMSTKRGYARTFSLTNPALRPEGSNPYKIMKHAQEKFQAIDGTTEELVTLDVKTLWRELLRWHPNLGTFAQLYTVDGDTGYFSSVDYSTEIPNAYSKICFTFEDFPKKCRRFFDRMRALLPLLEQSMGVPADIEYAYEPTEDQLELLQSRPLWIGGVAVGSAKIPDLTGRKVILMADRMVTDGVLEDIPYLVYVDYRIYSSDPDFHSVARGIGYINQSMGDQRYVLVAPGRVGSSNPELGVPVQYNELTQCACIVELGIPKSGHMPELSYGTHFFSDLETDNVMYLPVYDGETGNLFDQDWFDSAPFVQGPHMAIRIYRGSFSVYSDGTENRGVVVANRVNPPCED